AATATACATTAgcatattataattattcattttctaccgcttttcctcacgagggtcgcggggggtgctggagcctatcccagctgtcttttgggtgagaggcggaatacactctggactggtcgccagccaatcacagggcacatatagacaaacaaccattcacactcaccatattataattattcattcattttctaccgctttttctcacgagggtcgcggggggtgctggagcctatcccagctgtcttcgggcgagaggcggggtacaccctggactggtcgccagccaatcacagggcacatatagacaaacaaccattcacactcaccataTTATAATTAGatattcacaattttttttatgattagcattatttttgtcattgtttatcGAATTATGTGGTTTGTTTTGACCACCCTCTTAAGTTGTGAAATGTGGTTGCCAGtctgattggaaaaaaaaaaaaagactcgaCTCACATTCAGCATCACAAGAACCAAATCAAACACCCCAAAGAAGCATCATCATGGCCACGGCCAGTTTAGAAGACGACAAGTCCCAGCGTCCTACCTGTGGAGACCATCGCCTGGTCAACAAAGCTCTCATAAAGCTGGACAAGCTCCATGAGTTGTGCACGGACCCCCGACTGGGTCTCAGGGCCAGTCCGCCGTACCTCCCCGAACTGGTACCGGATACAGCGTCTCTGCTCAGACGGGTCTGGGAGCCCTACAGAGGTCTCGGACTGGCGATGGGCCAGGTTCCTGGCGGAGAGGAGGCCACGTATTTGAGGGTCCATGTGAGGAACCTGCTGGATAAGACAGACAGGGCCCTGATGCTGTTTAAAGAAGGGAGAGAGAAGATGTTTGATGAGGCGTCAAGATGCAGGTAATAAGCACAGCAATTTTGGTCATTAGTAATTTGGTTATATGACAATTACATTCAGCTTATATGCATTATttatgctggtatgctggagcctatcccagctgtcttcaggtgagaggcagggtacatcctggactggtcgccagccaatcacagggcacatatagacaaacaaccattcacactcacattcatacctatggacaatttggagtcgccaattaacctagcatgtttttggaatgtgggaggaaaccggagtacccggagaaaacccacgcatgcacggcgaaaacatgcaaactccacacagagatggccgagggtggaattgaattgaaccctggtctcctcgctgtgaggtctgcgcgctaaccactcgaccgccgtgcagcccatactATAGCTTCTTATGTAAAtcaattataatttaaatatttttttttaattaaaaaaaaatttataaaaataaaaaatataatttaaaaaaatccaatgaatgcatacaaaatattaaaaaaatattattttacaaattaaatatattttttaattatcttGACATATTATATATCAATCAGTGATATAGTATATTTTCTTAAAGTGCCAGTACAAACTGAGCAAACTCTGAAGACTCTGAACCCCCCCCAGAGGTCGTTATGTCACAATGGAAAACGTTGTGGTTTTAGCAGAAATGAACAAGCAGCAaacgcccccccgcccctcctgtattgtttgtcatgcaatctgagaatgtgtttttgttctttgtttctttctcaGAAGGAACTTGACCAAGATGTCCTTGCTCTTCAGTCATATGCTATGGGAACTAAAGGCCATTTTCCCCGGAGACCAGTACCACGGTGACACTTTCAAGTTCATGAAAGAAGAAGCACAGGGGTTTTGGAGGTCGACTTTTGGCAACAAGTgagacagtttttgtttttttttctgcttgggTGGCTttttgtaaccccccccccatgttgtGTACTTACAGGTCCATCGTGGGGTGGAGTATCTTTGCAGAACAGCTGAGGGGAGCACACTCCTTTGAGGAGGGGATGGAGTCCATGGCGCTGAAGTCCACCATCGATCTCACCTGCAACGACCACATCTCCGTCTTTGAATTTGACATCTTCACCAGGCTCTTTCAGGTAATATTCATCTTTCATATACatgcacaataacaaaaaaatcattcattcattgagggtcgcgggggttgccggagcctatcccagctgtcttccaccctggacttgtcgccagccaatcacagggcacatatagacaaacaaccattcacactcacattcatacctatggacaatttggagtcgccaattaacctagcatgtttttggaatgtgggaggaaaccggagtacccggagaaaacccacgcatgcacggggagaacatgcaaactccacacagagatggccgagggtgggatcgaactcgggtgttctagctgtgaggcctgtgcatgAAGCACTCGACCACGCTGCAGCCAATGATAGTGTCAATAACCTAGTGTCATTTGGCAAAAATGTTGAATTCTCAACAATTCTCAAAACAAAATTCTCGAttgtcattaataataatacagacatTCCTAATTCCAAACCCTGAAGGTTTGTGGACGTTTTACCCAAAACTTTGGTCAAAATGTCAACTGTCATTTAACAATATGAAGGTGAATCTTTTGAAGTAAGCATATATTgtgaattcaattttttttctatggaagaaactgcatattttctgagaaaatacattttaaaaatgattcattttcaattaaaaatctGAGAATGCTGAATCAAGAATAATTCAATTACGTCAAGTAatgtttgcttaaatatgcattagtaataataggctgtagtcaaccacaaaactgtgataaatcattcattttctaccacttatcctcacaagggttgcggagggtgctagagcctatcccagctgtcttcaggcgagaggcggggtacaccctggactggtcgccagccaaccacagggcatatatagacaaacaaccattcacactcacattcatatctatggacaatttggagtcaccaattaacctagcatgtttttgaaatgtgggaggaaaccggagtacccgaagaaaacctacgcattcacgggaagaacatgcaaactccacacagagatggccgagagtggaattgaactcggatatcctagctgtgaggcctgcacgctaaccactttgttgctgtgcagccctgttgtaaaacattcattcattctcgaccgcttttcctcacaaaggtagcgggggtgctggagcctatcccagctgtcttcgggtgagaggcgtggtacaccctggactggtcgccagccaatcacagggcacatatagacaaacaaccattcacactcacattcatacctatggacaatttggagtcgctaattaacctagcatgtttttgggaatgtgggaggaaaccggagtacccggagaaaacccacgcatgcacggggagaacatgcaaactccacacagagatggtcgagggtggaattgaaccctggtgtcctagctgaaGTTAACCACTGACATTTCATCTCCTCTCCATCCTTTAGCCCTGGAGCTCCCTGCTGAGGAACTGGAACCAGCTAGCAGTGAGCCATCCAGGCTACATGGCCTTCCTCACTTACGACCAGGCTGTAGCTCGCCTGGAGAACTACCTGCACAAACCCGGAAGGTGACCACCAGGACGACACGACTTCACTTTTTggtattatgtatatattgaaCCTTGACCTTTTCCTCAGCTACATCTTCCGTCTGAGCTGTACCCGAATGGGCCAGTGGGCTATAGGTCACGTGACTAGCGAAGGCTCCATCGTGCAATCCATCCCCCACAacatgcctctcgcccaagcGCTCCTTCGCGGCTTCAATGACGGCTGgttggttttttgttttgtgtgtgtgttatttagtGTGTTTCTCTGAGTACcatgtgtgtgttatttatgtttCCCAGCTATTTGTACCCTGATGGTCAAAAAGTGAACCCTGACCTAACTACCCTGCATGAACCAGGCCACAAGGGCAAAGTCAAGGTCACACAAGTAGGTGGAATTTATATAACGTACATTAACGCTTTGTTCATCACGGTTAGCTAGCCATGAAGGAGCATCCTTAAAGACACCTTTACATTCacatttgtgcttgtgtgttgctataaatgtgttccttaggggagctgagtggcggggggacaggaagtgatgttcaGAGCTGAGTTGTCTATTGTTTAATTCAAGATGTGCGATGAAAGAGGAAAGTAGAAGTCAATGTTTAAACCAGTATGGCTTTCACTAACAACTCTTAGGATTTTTGGACAATACCGTTAGCCGGTATCAAGGACACTAttgattttagaaaaaaaaaaagccaatatcggacatccctagtggATATCAGTATCGTAAATTGAGAGCTGGACAATATTGACATATCGTTTTTTCGGCAAAAAAAgctaatatcggacatccctagtggatatcggtatcggaaattgagagttggacaatatcaacatatcggttttcgacaaaaaaagctatattggacatccctagtgGATATAGGTctcagaaattgagagttggacaatatcaacatatcggttttcggcaaaaaaaaaagcccatatCGGACATCCATAGtggatatcagtatcggaaattcagagttggacaatattgatATCGgttttgggcaaaaaaaaaagccaatatcggacatccctagtggatatcggtatcggaaattgagagttggacaatatcaacatatcggttttctgaaaaaaaaaaagccaatatcggacatccctagtggatatcggtattggaaattgagagttggacaatatcgacatatcggttttcggcaaaaaaaaagccaatatcggacttCCCAAGtggatatcggtatcggaaattgagagttggacaatatcaacatatcggttttcggcaaaaaaagccaatattggacatccctagtggatatcggtatcggaaattgagagttggacaatatcaacatatcggttttcggtaaaaaagccaatatcggataTCCCTAGtggatatcggtatcggaaatggagagttggacaatatcaacatattggttttcggcaaaaaaagccaatatcggacatcccaatATCAACATgacggttttcggcaaaaaaagccaatatcggacatccctagtggatatcggtatcggaaattgagagttggacaatatcgacatatcggttttctgcaaaaaaaaaagccaatatcggacatccctagtggatatcggtattggaaattgagagttggacaatatcaacatatcgatttttggcaaaaaaaaaagccaatatcggacttCCCAAGtggatatcggtatcggaaattgagagttggacaatatcaacatatcggttttcggcaaaaaagccaatatcggataTCCCTAGtggatatcggtatcggaaatggAGAGttgaacaatatcaacatattggtttttggcaaaaaaagccaatattggacatccctagtgGATAtgggtatcggaaattgagagatGGACAATATCAACATgacggttttcggcaaaaaaagccaatattggacatccctagtgGATAtgggtatcggaaattgagagatGGACAATATCAACATgacggttttcggcaaaaaaagccaatattggacatccctacttaTGACTAAGGAATCGAAAATGTCAAGCTTACGACTTCAGACTTGATGAGACTTGACTTTGAAGGTTTGCGCCTGTGGTAAGTCACTGCTTAGAGATGCTAATCTTATGTTTACATGTTACGTTACGTGTCAGCACTCGGTCAACTCCATCTTGTTGTAATGTTGACTAGGAGCAGTACGATCTTTACTGTGAGGTGGGCACCTCCTTCCAGCTGTGTAAGATCTGCACGG
This genomic window from Doryrhamphus excisus isolate RoL2022-K1 chromosome 17, RoL_Dexc_1.0, whole genome shotgun sequence contains:
- the cblc gene encoding E3 ubiquitin-protein ligase CBL-C, translating into MATASLEDDKSQRPTCGDHRLVNKALIKLDKLHELCTDPRLGLRASPPYLPELVPDTASLLRRVWEPYRGLGLAMGQVPGGEEATYLRVHVRNLLDKTDRALMLFKEGREKMFDEASRCRRNLTKMSLLFSHMLWELKAIFPGDQYHGDTFKFMKEEAQGFWRSTFGNKSIVGWSIFAEQLRGAHSFEEGMESMALKSTIDLTCNDHISVFEFDIFTRLFQPWSSLLRNWNQLAVSHPGYMAFLTYDQAVARLENYLHKPGSYIFRLSCTRMGQWAIGHVTSEGSIVQSIPHNMPLAQALLRGFNDGCYLYPDGQKVNPDLTTLHEPGHKGKVKVTQEQYDLYCEVGTSFQLCKICTEKDKDTRIQPCGHLLCQRCLSNWLQKSAGHTCPYCRCDIRGTQPVDIEPYALEHKEEEKDREDIAEMRKMQVGGVTQQ